In the Agrococcus sp. Marseille-Q4369 genome, one interval contains:
- a CDS encoding APC family permease, translated as MSDDTIAARPPAPQSGLKPNAIGFFDAMVIGLASTSPAYTIAAIIGGLVLFSGVHAPGIMLASFIPMLLIASAFYYLNTVDQDCGTTFSWVTRAMGPWLGWIGGWAIAMTGVLIVGSLAEVGVRYSLLTFGLEDAAYDPVLIRVLTVVLILVMTAICVWGTEISARLQNVLIVFQVLSLLAFAVVAFALVFSGNSPFDSLTPSWEWLNPFGGGWEGVTAGLLLGVFAYWGWESAVNLTEETTNSSQAPGKAAIWSTIVLLATYLSVTIAVVALAGDAFLAENADEEDAIFQVLASETMGPWAWVVMLSVATSAIASTQTTIIPASRTGLSMARRGALPKTFGHIHPRFRTPDVSTWWVAGIAIAYYLVVGLLSETALWDTLTALGLLIAFYYALTGIACAVYFRKRLTRSAKSFLLIGVGPVLGSLMLLWLLVAAIIDYGNPENSYTETPWFGVGPPLVIGVGIFLTGIVLMIVWYFRDRRFWAERPSTAEQPIVRIDATTGRREGTDA; from the coding sequence GTGAGCGACGACACCATCGCGGCGCGGCCGCCCGCTCCGCAGTCGGGGCTGAAGCCGAACGCCATCGGCTTCTTCGACGCCATGGTCATCGGCCTCGCGTCGACCTCCCCCGCGTACACGATCGCCGCGATCATCGGCGGGCTCGTGCTCTTCAGCGGCGTGCACGCCCCGGGCATCATGCTCGCGAGCTTCATCCCGATGCTGCTCATCGCATCCGCCTTCTACTACTTGAACACCGTCGACCAGGACTGCGGCACGACCTTCTCGTGGGTCACGCGAGCGATGGGACCGTGGCTCGGCTGGATCGGCGGTTGGGCGATCGCCATGACCGGCGTGCTCATCGTCGGCTCGCTCGCCGAGGTGGGCGTGCGCTACTCGCTGCTCACCTTCGGCCTCGAGGACGCCGCATACGACCCGGTGCTCATCCGCGTGCTGACCGTCGTGCTCATCCTCGTGATGACGGCGATCTGCGTCTGGGGCACCGAGATCTCTGCGCGGCTGCAGAACGTGCTCATCGTCTTCCAGGTGCTCTCGCTCCTCGCGTTCGCGGTCGTCGCGTTCGCGCTCGTGTTCTCGGGGAACTCGCCCTTCGACTCGCTCACGCCGTCGTGGGAGTGGCTCAACCCCTTCGGCGGCGGCTGGGAGGGCGTGACCGCCGGCCTGCTGCTCGGCGTCTTCGCCTACTGGGGCTGGGAGTCGGCCGTCAACCTCACCGAGGAGACGACCAACTCGTCGCAAGCGCCCGGCAAGGCCGCCATCTGGTCGACGATCGTGCTGCTCGCGACCTACCTCTCGGTGACGATCGCGGTCGTCGCGCTCGCCGGCGACGCGTTCCTCGCCGAGAACGCCGACGAGGAGGACGCGATCTTCCAGGTGCTCGCGAGCGAGACCATGGGCCCGTGGGCGTGGGTCGTGATGCTCTCGGTCGCCACCTCGGCGATCGCCTCGACCCAGACGACGATCATCCCCGCCTCGCGCACGGGCCTCAGCATGGCCCGTCGCGGCGCGCTGCCCAAGACCTTCGGGCACATCCACCCCCGCTTCCGCACCCCCGACGTCTCGACCTGGTGGGTCGCGGGCATCGCGATCGCCTACTACCTCGTCGTGGGCCTGCTGAGCGAGACGGCGCTGTGGGACACGCTCACGGCGCTCGGCCTCCTCATCGCCTTCTACTACGCGCTCACCGGCATCGCGTGCGCCGTCTACTTCCGCAAGCGGCTCACGCGCAGCGCCAAGAGCTTCCTGCTCATCGGCGTCGGGCCCGTGCTCGGCTCGCTCATGCTCCTCTGGCTGCTCGTCGCCGCGATCATCGACTACGGCAACCCCGAGAACTCCTACACCGAGACCCCGTGGTTCGGCGTCGGCCCGCCCCTCGTGATCGGCGTCGGCATCTTCCTCACCGGCATCGTGCTCATGATCGTCTGGTACTTCCGCGACCGCCGCTTCTGGGCGGAGCGGCCGAGCACCGCCGAGCAGCCCATCGTGCGCATCGACGCGACGACGGGCCGCAGGGAGGGGACGGACGCATGA